A stretch of Paenibacillus mucilaginosus 3016 DNA encodes these proteins:
- a CDS encoding alpha/beta-type small acid-soluble spore protein has product MGAGQSRNSNVLVVPQASQALDQLKYEVAQELGIQIPQDGYYGFMATRDTGAIGGHITRRLVQIAEQQLAGKFSR; this is encoded by the coding sequence ATGGGCGCAGGACAATCCCGCAACAGCAACGTATTGGTCGTTCCTCAAGCTTCCCAAGCTCTGGACCAACTGAAGTACGAAGTAGCTCAAGAGCTGGGCATCCAAATTCCTCAGGACGGTTACTATGGTTTCATGGCAACCCGCGACACTGGGGCAATCGGTGGCCATATCACACGTCGTCTGGTTCAAATCGCCGAGCAGCAGCTGGCTGGCAAGTTCTCCAGATAA
- a CDS encoding CapA family protein, which produces MTQANRRRPVRSCGVLAALLLLAAGCSAAEPDKPAGLQGSPATGPAPSAALSAEGPPIPAASRRVTLAAVGDVLIHRSLYEDARTRTGFNFTPMLEAVKEELETADIAVANQESVTGGTALGLSDYPSFNSPHEAADALKQAGIDVVTMANNHALDRGEKALRSAIRHWRELGVEYAGASDSEADRSRLRLVERSGIRLAFLAFTEGTNGIASPRGRSYLVHRLEERRMKQEIAEARRAADAVIVSLHFGREYERLPSPAQRRLARQAADAGADLILGHHPHVLQPPEWIANRRGGRTLVVYSLGNFLAAQRQPDPHTRIGAILHAELQLPPAGVNGVPPAVRIGNVRLQTTFIRFHGWRSFRVVPLAEAGEADLPEADGVRRSLQAHLQRWMPDLIVR; this is translated from the coding sequence ATGACACAAGCCAACCGGCGGCGCCCTGTTCGATCCTGCGGCGTGCTGGCCGCCCTGCTCCTCCTGGCTGCCGGCTGCAGTGCTGCGGAGCCGGATAAGCCTGCGGGCCTCCAAGGGAGCCCTGCAACCGGTCCGGCCCCAAGCGCCGCCCTCTCCGCAGAGGGTCCGCCCATCCCGGCCGCAAGCCGGCGGGTCACCCTGGCGGCGGTCGGGGATGTCCTCATCCACCGTTCGCTCTATGAGGATGCACGAACAAGGACCGGTTTCAACTTCACCCCCATGCTGGAAGCGGTGAAGGAGGAGCTCGAGACGGCGGATATCGCCGTAGCCAACCAGGAGAGCGTGACCGGCGGAACCGCACTGGGCCTCTCCGACTACCCTTCCTTCAACTCCCCGCACGAAGCGGCCGATGCGCTGAAGCAAGCCGGGATCGACGTCGTGACGATGGCCAACAATCACGCGCTCGACCGCGGGGAGAAGGCGCTCCGCTCGGCCATCCGGCATTGGCGCGAGCTCGGCGTGGAATATGCGGGAGCGAGCGACTCCGAAGCGGACCGCAGCCGCCTGCGCCTTGTGGAGCGCAGCGGCATCCGGCTGGCGTTCCTCGCCTTCACCGAAGGCACCAACGGCATCGCTTCCCCGAGGGGCCGCTCTTACCTCGTGCACCGGCTGGAGGAACGCCGGATGAAACAAGAGATCGCCGAAGCGCGCAGGGCCGCCGATGCGGTCATCGTCTCGCTGCACTTCGGCCGGGAGTACGAGCGTCTACCCTCCCCCGCGCAGCGCAGGCTCGCCAGGCAGGCCGCCGATGCGGGCGCCGACCTCATCCTTGGCCATCACCCGCACGTGCTGCAGCCGCCGGAATGGATCGCCAACCGGCGCGGGGGCCGCACGCTGGTCGTCTACTCGCTCGGCAACTTCCTGGCAGCCCAGCGGCAGCCCGATCCCCACACGCGGATCGGCGCCATCCTGCACGCGGAGCTGCAGCTTCCCCCTGCCGGGGTGAACGGCGTCCCGCCGGCCGTCCGGATCGGGAATGTCCGGCTGCAGACGACGTTCATCCGCTTCCACGGCTGGCGGAGCTTCCGCGTCGTGCCGCTGGCCGAAGCCGGCGAAGCGGACCTCCCGGAGGCAGACGGGGTCCGCCGGAGTCTGCAGGCGCACCTGCAGCGCTGGATGCCCGACCTCATCGTGCGCTGA
- a CDS encoding aldose 1-epimerase, which translates to MINRIDWEGTPAYEMENDQLIVRICPALGSNVYSIWDKKLGRELLRTPSGPQELEEAPVQYGTPILMPPNRIRGARFTFEGREYRFDVTNSHGHHVHGMLRNQAWTVTATGHREDTTYITCVLRLAEDENVQRQYPHALELELTCELKGGLLRHSLRAVNRGDVTAPFGYGLHTWFRLDGEPEKWKLQLPSSGIWELDETKVPTGEMVPLGEAYTRLLRGDTLEGYDMDTVFQIGDYPRLAVLCRKGVELRYSASEAFKQWVVFTKGEARDYICLEPYTWVTNAPNITGHPAEVTGLRGIAPGEELNLEVKLEVIHT; encoded by the coding sequence ATGATTAACCGAATCGACTGGGAAGGCACACCGGCGTATGAGATGGAGAACGACCAGCTCATCGTGCGGATCTGCCCCGCCCTTGGAAGCAACGTATACAGCATTTGGGATAAAAAGCTCGGCCGCGAGCTCCTGCGCACCCCCTCAGGGCCGCAGGAACTCGAAGAGGCGCCTGTGCAGTACGGCACCCCGATCCTCATGCCGCCGAACCGCATCCGCGGCGCCCGCTTCACCTTCGAGGGCCGGGAGTACCGCTTCGACGTCACGAACAGCCATGGGCATCACGTCCATGGGATGCTGCGGAATCAGGCCTGGACCGTGACCGCCACGGGGCACCGGGAAGATACGACCTACATCACCTGCGTGCTCCGGCTCGCCGAGGACGAGAACGTGCAGCGGCAGTATCCACACGCCCTGGAGCTCGAACTGACCTGCGAGCTGAAGGGCGGCTTGCTCCGCCACAGCCTGCGTGCGGTCAACCGCGGGGATGTCACGGCCCCATTCGGCTATGGGCTGCACACCTGGTTCCGGCTGGACGGCGAGCCGGAGAAGTGGAAGCTCCAGCTGCCGTCCAGCGGCATCTGGGAGCTTGACGAGACGAAGGTGCCGACCGGGGAGATGGTCCCGCTGGGCGAAGCCTACACGCGCCTGCTGCGCGGCGACACGCTAGAAGGGTACGACATGGACACCGTATTCCAGATCGGGGATTATCCCCGTCTGGCCGTTCTCTGCAGGAAGGGCGTCGAGCTGCGCTACAGCGCCTCCGAAGCCTTCAAGCAGTGGGTCGTCTTCACCAAGGGGGAAGCCCGCGACTACATCTGTCTCGAGCCCTATACCTGGGTGACGAACGCCCCGAATATTACCGGACACCCGGCGGAAGTGACCGGCCTGCGCGGCATCGCGCCGGGCGAAGAGCTTAACCTGGAGGTTAAGCTGGAAGTCATTCATACCTGA
- a CDS encoding TIGR03943 family putative permease subunit translates to MSSRTLGLHHLLKTLILLGFAVYIAYLVRSELILLYIAPRMVDYVKWSALVLYAVAAYQLYLAIRMFRGSSAEDCGCDHDHTPSRSLLKNTVVYGLFALPLALGFLLPDASMGSSLADKKGMNLSSASAVKESRAEAGADRAALPAPSPEAAPPSAGTGTGTPDSAASPAAPDPAAGTGDALDALFPADKFTQHYAKQAKELYNQKLITIREDLYMETLTTLDLYLDQFVGRKLQLTGFVYRQDEMTPKQFVVGRFSIQCCSADAAPFGVLAEYARAETLAADSWVTVTGTIRKTKFNDMDIMQLQVEKVEKAEPAKTPYVYPNAEFGN, encoded by the coding sequence ATGTCTTCCCGAACGCTTGGCCTTCATCATCTGCTCAAAACGCTGATCCTTCTCGGCTTTGCCGTCTATATCGCCTATCTGGTCCGCAGCGAGCTCATCCTTCTCTACATCGCCCCGCGGATGGTGGACTACGTGAAATGGTCGGCCCTCGTGCTCTATGCGGTGGCGGCCTATCAGCTCTATCTTGCGATCCGGATGTTCCGGGGCAGCTCCGCCGAGGACTGCGGGTGCGATCATGACCACACCCCCTCCCGCTCCCTGCTCAAGAATACGGTGGTCTACGGACTGTTCGCTCTGCCGCTGGCGCTCGGGTTCCTGCTCCCCGACGCCTCTATGGGCAGCTCGCTGGCCGACAAGAAGGGCATGAACCTCAGCAGCGCCAGCGCCGTCAAGGAGAGCCGTGCTGAAGCGGGGGCCGACCGGGCGGCACTGCCCGCCCCGTCTCCGGAAGCCGCACCGCCGTCCGCCGGAACCGGTACAGGCACACCCGACAGTGCAGCTTCGCCTGCAGCCCCTGATCCCGCTGCCGGAACAGGAGATGCGCTCGACGCCCTCTTCCCTGCCGACAAGTTCACCCAGCATTACGCCAAGCAGGCCAAAGAGCTCTACAACCAGAAGCTGATCACGATACGCGAGGATCTCTACATGGAGACGCTGACGACCCTGGACCTGTATCTGGACCAATTCGTCGGCAGGAAGCTGCAGTTGACGGGCTTCGTCTACCGCCAGGACGAGATGACCCCGAAGCAGTTCGTCGTCGGCCGCTTCTCGATCCAATGCTGCTCCGCCGATGCCGCCCCGTTCGGCGTGCTCGCCGAGTACGCCCGGGCCGAGACGCTCGCGGCGGACAGCTGGGTAACCGTGACGGGAACGATACGCAAGACGAAGTTCAACGATATGGACATCATGCAGCTGCAGGTGGAGAAGGTGGAGAAGGCGGAACCCGCCAAAACCCCGTATGTATACCCGAATGCGGAATTTGGAAACTGA
- a CDS encoding permease, which translates to MPILIQRWLTNILALLCIMMLILIFTQREAPDMIFLTGDALGNFKTLFISIILEALPFVLLGVFVAALLQRFVSEAAVRRFTPKNPVLGILFACVLGLIFPLCECGMIPVIRRLMQKGMPAYVAVVFILAGPIINPVVYASTYMAFRSRPEIAYSRMGMAFITAAAVGLLVYRFVKRNPLRSAAGHPPDSAAAVVQAHNPDAHGHCEDGSCGHTHHSHGHSHRGHHGHDHHHDHHHDHHHAHGAPASGSRIMRALSVFGHASDEFFDMGKYLIFGAFLTAAIQTVLDRESLVSIGQGELSSHLFMMGLAFVLSLCSTSDAFVASSFATTFSAGSLLTFLVFGPMIDMKSTLMLLSAFRARFVLLLSVLTAFIVLGVSLAFQAFIL; encoded by the coding sequence TTGCCTATTCTTATTCAACGATGGCTGACCAATATTCTGGCCCTGCTCTGCATTATGATGCTCATCCTCATCTTCACGCAGCGGGAAGCGCCGGACATGATCTTCCTGACGGGGGACGCGCTCGGTAATTTCAAGACCCTATTCATCTCCATCATCCTGGAAGCCCTGCCGTTCGTGCTGCTCGGCGTATTCGTCGCCGCCCTGCTGCAGCGCTTCGTCTCCGAGGCGGCCGTACGCCGCTTCACGCCGAAGAACCCCGTGCTCGGCATCCTGTTCGCCTGCGTGCTCGGGCTGATCTTCCCGCTGTGCGAGTGCGGCATGATCCCCGTCATCCGGCGGCTGATGCAAAAGGGAATGCCCGCCTACGTGGCGGTCGTCTTCATCCTCGCCGGGCCCATCATCAACCCGGTGGTCTACGCGTCGACGTATATGGCGTTCCGCAGCCGCCCCGAGATCGCCTATTCCCGGATGGGGATGGCCTTCATCACAGCCGCCGCCGTCGGCCTGCTCGTGTACCGCTTCGTGAAGCGCAATCCGCTGCGTTCGGCAGCGGGACATCCTCCGGACAGCGCCGCAGCCGTCGTACAGGCCCACAATCCTGATGCGCACGGGCACTGCGAAGACGGAAGCTGCGGCCACACGCATCATTCCCACGGGCACAGCCACAGGGGGCACCACGGCCACGACCATCATCACGACCACCATCATGACCATCACCATGCTCACGGGGCGCCTGCTTCCGGAAGCAGAATCATGCGCGCCCTCTCCGTATTCGGGCACGCTTCCGACGAATTTTTCGATATGGGCAAATATCTCATCTTCGGCGCCTTCCTGACGGCCGCGATCCAGACCGTGCTCGACCGGGAAAGCCTGGTGTCGATCGGGCAGGGCGAGCTCTCCTCGCATCTCTTCATGATGGGGCTCGCCTTCGTGCTGTCGCTGTGCTCCACCTCGGACGCCTTCGTCGCCTCGTCCTTCGCTACGACGTTCTCGGCAGGGTCCCTGCTCACGTTCCTCGTGTTCGGGCCGATGATCGACATGAAGAGCACGCTGATGCTTCTCTCGGCTTTCCGGGCGAGGTTCGTCCTGCTCTTGTCCGTCCTGACGGCCTTCATTGTCCTCGGCGTCTCCCTGGCCTTCCAGGCCTTCATCCTGTAG
- the trpS gene encoding tryptophan--tRNA ligase, protein MSKLRVLSGMQPSGQLTLGNYIGALKNYVKLQHTHDCYFMVVDLHAITVPQDPAALREQSESVAAVYLAAGIDPNTATVFLQSSVKAHAELGWLLTTLTYMGELERMTQFKDKSEGKESVGAGLFTYPSLMAGDILLYNADLVPVGEDQRQHLELTRDLAHRFNTRFSETFKIPQGYIPEVGARIMSLDDASKKMSKSSPNAGSYIALLDAPDVIRKKISRAVTDSGREVKYDPQNKPEVSNLISIYTQCTDLSIAEVEAKYEGQGYGPFKKDLAEAVVGLLEPIQQRYREIRESGELHDILRSGRDRAEAAAEATIREVKQKMGFVQL, encoded by the coding sequence ATGTCCAAATTGAGGGTATTGTCGGGGATGCAGCCCAGCGGGCAGCTGACGCTCGGGAATTATATCGGGGCGCTCAAGAACTATGTCAAGCTCCAGCATACGCATGATTGTTACTTTATGGTGGTGGATCTGCACGCGATCACGGTCCCTCAGGATCCTGCGGCGCTCAGGGAGCAGTCGGAGTCCGTTGCGGCGGTCTACCTCGCGGCGGGCATTGACCCGAACACGGCTACCGTGTTCCTGCAGTCCAGCGTGAAGGCTCATGCGGAGCTGGGATGGCTCCTGACGACGCTCACGTATATGGGTGAGCTCGAGCGGATGACACAGTTCAAGGACAAGTCGGAAGGCAAGGAGTCGGTGGGCGCCGGACTGTTCACCTACCCTTCCCTGATGGCGGGAGACATCCTGCTCTACAACGCGGACCTTGTGCCTGTGGGCGAAGACCAGCGCCAGCACCTGGAGCTGACCCGAGACCTGGCGCACCGGTTCAATACGCGCTTCAGCGAGACGTTCAAAATCCCGCAGGGGTATATCCCTGAGGTGGGAGCCCGGATCATGTCGCTCGACGATGCGTCGAAGAAGATGAGCAAGAGCAGCCCGAACGCGGGCAGCTACATCGCCCTGCTCGATGCGCCGGATGTCATCCGCAAGAAGATCTCACGCGCGGTGACCGACTCCGGGCGCGAGGTCAAGTACGACCCGCAGAACAAGCCGGAGGTCAGCAACCTGATCTCGATCTACACGCAGTGCACCGATCTCTCCATTGCGGAGGTTGAAGCGAAGTACGAAGGCCAAGGCTACGGTCCGTTCAAAAAGGACCTGGCGGAAGCCGTCGTCGGCCTGCTCGAGCCGATCCAGCAGCGCTACCGCGAGATCCGCGAGTCCGGCGAGCTGCATGACATCCTGCGCAGCGGGCGGGACCGTGCCGAGGCGGCTGCTGAGGCCACGATCCGCGAAGTGAAGCAGAAGATGGGCTTCGTGCAGCTGTAA
- a CDS encoding DUF5325 family protein — translation MNKGLALLWAVVGTALLAAISYGMATGSTGMAVLFSVISFFFIGAGFIVKAKQRKRSEQQE, via the coding sequence ATGAACAAAGGACTAGCCCTGCTGTGGGCCGTCGTCGGCACGGCGCTTCTCGCAGCAATCTCATATGGCATGGCCACAGGCAGCACGGGGATGGCCGTTCTCTTCTCTGTCATCTCGTTCTTCTTCATCGGGGCCGGCTTCATTGTCAAGGCCAAGCAGCGCAAACGCAGCGAGCAGCAGGAATAA
- a CDS encoding alpha/beta-type small acid-soluble spore protein, with protein sequence MGAGQSRNSNVLVVPQASQALDQLKYEVAQELGIQIPQDGYYGYMATRDTGAIGGHITRRLVQIAEQALAGGQR encoded by the coding sequence ATGGGTGCAGGTCAATCCCGTAATAGCAACGTTTTGGTAGTACCACAAGCTTCTCAAGCATTGGATCAATTGAAGTATGAGGTCGCTCAAGAACTTGGGATTCAAATCCCGCAAGACGGTTACTATGGCTACATGGCTACTCGCGACACTGGCGCAATCGGTGGTCACATCACACGCCGTCTGGTCCAAATCGCTGAGCAAGCTCTTGCCGGCGGCCAACGTTAA
- a CDS encoding metal-dependent hydrolase: MDTGTHLVIGFGLAGLAYIDPVVAADPVVSTAVLIGTVAGSQAPDADTLLRLRGNAVYVRNHRGLSHSLPALVLWTLLIAGLLRLSFGELPMLHVTAWVFGAVAFHVFTDLFNTYGTQALRPLSERWVSWNIIHIFDPFIFLSHVLAIFLWSLKLARPEVLFPLLYAALALYYIWRSWLHYHLEKNLYQKDIGYEPGDRYTLIPTIHPYQWQIVKRKENGWFELGEYRGGTIKWVDRTTCHAHPAVDESKHHPNVKALVYFSSYACAEVKEKPWGYEVIWADVRYRHRKNYPFVAVLLMDHEYNTLDSYVGWVSETNLGKKLRAGVY, encoded by the coding sequence ATGGACACTGGAACGCACCTGGTGATCGGATTCGGACTCGCGGGGCTCGCCTACATCGACCCGGTCGTCGCCGCGGACCCGGTCGTCTCCACAGCCGTGCTGATCGGCACGGTCGCGGGCTCGCAGGCCCCGGATGCGGACACGCTGCTCAGGCTGCGGGGGAACGCCGTCTATGTACGGAACCATCGCGGCTTATCCCATTCTCTTCCGGCGCTCGTGCTGTGGACGCTGCTCATTGCGGGCCTGCTCCGCCTCTCCTTCGGTGAGCTGCCAATGCTGCACGTCACCGCCTGGGTGTTCGGTGCCGTCGCCTTTCACGTCTTCACGGATCTCTTCAATACGTACGGCACGCAGGCCCTGCGTCCGCTCTCGGAGCGATGGGTCTCGTGGAATATCATTCACATCTTCGACCCGTTCATCTTCTTGTCCCACGTGCTCGCGATCTTCCTGTGGTCGCTGAAGCTGGCGCGTCCCGAGGTGCTCTTTCCCCTGTTGTATGCGGCGCTTGCCCTCTATTACATCTGGAGGTCCTGGCTTCATTACCACCTGGAGAAGAACCTGTATCAGAAGGACATCGGGTATGAGCCCGGCGACCGGTATACGCTGATCCCCACAATCCATCCGTACCAGTGGCAGATCGTCAAACGCAAGGAGAACGGGTGGTTCGAGCTCGGCGAATACCGGGGCGGCACGATCAAATGGGTCGACCGGACCACCTGCCACGCCCACCCTGCCGTCGATGAATCCAAGCACCATCCGAACGTCAAGGCGCTGGTCTATTTCTCATCGTACGCCTGTGCCGAAGTCAAGGAGAAGCCTTGGGGATATGAGGTCATCTGGGCGGATGTCCGCTACCGCCACCGCAAGAACTATCCGTTCGTCGCCGTTCTGCTTATGGACCACGAATACAACACCCTGGATTCCTATGTGGGCTGGGTCAGCGAAACCAATCTTGGCAAGAAGCTCCGGGCCGGCGTTTATTGA
- a CDS encoding ABC transporter ATP-binding protein, with protein MVRKDIFWSHIKRNRWAYVMGFALLSISSVLQLVIPWLLGRFTDSLQVGGLTYQGAVQLAVWMTAAGFGIAFFRSVSRIYLFRLSRQLEMRVRGELFEHWEKLSAQYFNNRRIGDLMSHAISDVGVVREVTMQGYFNVMEAVFLIVVSVAAMVTSVNPWLTLLTMLPLPLLSLLAYRFNKRIMQQSADMQAAISDLTSRVQEFTAGVRVVKAFVQEKAERALFTKDNQKAVDMNRRFVRSNSLFGALSTGIVGFSFLVSVVLGGIMVLRGTITLGEFVAFNTYLSLLMGPIENLGKVVNLLQRGRASELRLLDIFNTQPDIVDDVMAKEEITEIQGEIEIRNLTFSYPEAKRPTLRDISLKVPRGSSLAIVGRVGSGKSTLVHLLVRLYNPPAGTVFIDGHDIHEIPLRTLRGQIGIVPQDQFLFSSTIRDNIGFDPKPYSDEQVVQAAKIAQVYDNIVEFPNQFDTALGERGISLSGGQRQRVSIARAVIKKPSVLIFDDSLSAVDTITEDLILEGLQTVMTQRTTIIIGHRISSVQNADQIIVMDQGRIVERGTHRSLVAQSGIYADMYHKQLLDEEAERQESEGAGAADAASQASLRLKGGAGA; from the coding sequence ATGGTACGCAAGGATATCTTCTGGTCCCACATCAAACGCAACCGCTGGGCCTATGTCATGGGTTTTGCATTATTGTCCATCTCCTCCGTGCTGCAGCTCGTCATTCCATGGCTGCTCGGCCGGTTTACCGACAGTCTTCAGGTCGGAGGCTTGACGTACCAGGGGGCGGTCCAGCTTGCGGTGTGGATGACGGCCGCCGGTTTTGGTATCGCTTTCTTCCGGTCGGTCTCCCGGATTTATCTCTTCCGCCTCTCAAGGCAGCTCGAAATGCGGGTGCGCGGCGAGCTCTTCGAACACTGGGAGAAGCTGTCCGCCCAGTACTTCAACAACCGGCGGATCGGCGATCTCATGTCGCATGCGATCAGCGACGTGGGCGTCGTCCGCGAGGTGACGATGCAGGGCTACTTCAACGTGATGGAGGCCGTCTTCCTCATCGTGGTGTCGGTCGCCGCCATGGTCACTTCAGTCAATCCGTGGCTGACGCTGCTCACGATGCTGCCGCTGCCGCTTCTGTCCCTGCTTGCCTACCGTTTCAACAAGCGGATCATGCAGCAGTCGGCGGACATGCAGGCCGCGATCTCGGACCTGACGAGCCGGGTGCAGGAGTTCACTGCCGGGGTCCGGGTGGTGAAGGCGTTCGTTCAAGAGAAGGCGGAACGGGCCTTGTTCACAAAGGACAATCAGAAGGCGGTCGATATGAACCGGCGGTTCGTCCGCTCGAACTCTCTGTTCGGCGCGCTCAGCACCGGCATTGTCGGATTCTCGTTCCTGGTGTCCGTTGTCCTTGGCGGGATTATGGTGCTGCGCGGCACGATCACGCTCGGGGAGTTCGTCGCCTTCAACACGTACTTATCCCTGCTCATGGGACCGATCGAGAACCTCGGCAAAGTCGTGAACCTGCTGCAGCGCGGGCGCGCCTCGGAGCTGCGGCTCCTCGACATCTTCAACACCCAGCCGGATATCGTGGACGACGTTATGGCGAAGGAGGAGATTACGGAGATTCAAGGGGAGATCGAGATCCGCAATCTCACCTTCTCCTATCCGGAAGCGAAGCGGCCGACCCTCCGCGACATCTCGCTGAAGGTGCCGCGCGGCTCGAGCCTCGCGATCGTCGGACGGGTCGGCAGCGGCAAGAGCACCCTGGTCCACCTGCTCGTGCGGCTCTATAATCCGCCTGCCGGAACCGTGTTCATCGACGGGCATGACATCCATGAAATTCCGCTGCGGACCCTGCGCGGGCAGATCGGGATCGTGCCGCAGGATCAGTTCCTCTTCTCTTCGACGATCCGGGACAACATCGGCTTCGATCCGAAGCCGTACAGCGACGAGCAGGTCGTGCAGGCGGCCAAGATCGCCCAGGTGTACGACAACATCGTCGAGTTCCCGAACCAGTTCGATACGGCCCTTGGGGAACGCGGCATCTCCCTGTCCGGCGGCCAGCGCCAGCGGGTATCGATCGCCCGGGCGGTGATCAAGAAGCCTTCCGTGCTCATCTTCGACGACAGTCTGTCGGCAGTCGACACGATTACGGAGGATCTCATCCTCGAAGGGCTGCAGACGGTGATGACGCAGCGGACGACGATCATTATCGGCCACCGCATCTCCTCCGTACAGAATGCCGACCAGATCATCGTGATGGATCAGGGGCGGATCGTGGAGCGGGGCACCCATCGTTCGCTCGTGGCCCAGAGCGGCATCTATGCGGATATGTACCACAAGCAGCTGCTTGATGAGGAAGCGGAACGCCAGGAGAGCGAAGGGGCAGGAGCAGCGGATGCCGCATCGCAGGCTTCGCTCAGGCTGAAGGGGGGAGCGGGGGCGTGA